The DNA window TGTGCGTGGTCCTTCGTACCCTCGTACTTGCTTTCGCAGCACACTGAACAGAAGTAACTAGATGCGCCTACCTCCCCGAGCGCTATCCAACTATGTTCCAGAGGACATCGACAGGGATTACCAACATGGTCACGAACGAGACATTCGACATCACAGCGCGGCCACTAGCCGAAGAcccgatggcgatgagcGCACGACTGATCCAAGACGACCTCGCCATCATGATGGAACGCCCGGATGGCGAGTACTATCTCGTGGCCGGGGCAATCCTGCTAGCTGGGTTCTGGCGCCTGAGCGACAAATTCGGAATGCCGTTGTCGGAGATCCACACGTCCGGCGATGTGCCTCAGTTCCGCTCGAAGCTCGAGAAAGGCATGAAGAATTTCTTCCGCCGACTCCGGCCGGAAGAGCCGGTGCTGCGCAATAACTATTTCATCCAGGTGGACGAGAACCTGGCGTGGTCGGACAGTATCGGGGCGGAAGACTCGGCGGACGTGTCGTGGGCAACAGCAGAGAAGAACCGGGCGATTGACCATCATTTCTTTCGCTCGGAGAGGCAGTCGCTCAGGCGGTTACCGCGGTCTGGCGGGGTGGTGTTTACGATCCGCACGTATTTCGAGCCCATCACCGAGGTAGTCAAGGAGCCGTATGTGCCGGGGAGATTGGCCTCTGCGGTGCGCAGTTGGGGCGATGATGTGTCGCGGTATAAGGGGAAGGAGATGTATCAAGATGTCTTGCTGGAGTATCTGGATCGGAAACATGACGAGCAGATTGCGGCTgggttggaggtggagaaagaggatgaGGAACGCAAGTATCCATATTGAAGGAAAGATGCGAGTATATTTCGATCCTCTTGATTGGTACTTCATCACACTTCGTAAATCTATACGCATCGTAGGGCAATTGCCTACGAGTTCACTCGATTCCGTCTTGCATAGGCCCACTCCCGCTCTTGACGCCAGGAGCAGCCATCGCGGAACTCGCAGATGCGGCATTTCCACGCGTCCATGACATCGACACCGCGCGGATCACGCTCACCACGCCACCACTCCATCTGATCGGTCAGGTAAGACGTCATGGTCGTGGGATCAAACAGAAAGGAGCGGCTTCCGAGATGTTGGGGCTGCAGGTCCTCTGTAGGAGCAGATGAAAGGTATCGAGCAGTGAGGATCGGGGACAGGAGAGTCGGATATTCTTCGAGCATGGTCGGTTGAGTAAgtgatgggatggatggcgaTATTGAGGATGTGGGTGGGGGGAGAAACGTGAGCCGGATCTGGTCTTTCATGAACCCCCATATAAGAGAGAGGTTGTTGTGAGCCATGAGAATGCTGGTGGAGTCTTGGCTACTGGATGGAGGTGAGCTGCGAGAGACCTTCCGTGCGTCGTCCGGTGTAGAGGTATTCTCCTTAAGATCAAATTCCTGGGACGTAAGAGTATCGAAGAATTCGTCATTCAGCCCACCCACTTCTAAGAGAAACAATTCAGAGAAGGGACGTTCGAGGTCGAGATCATAGCGTTGTGCAAGCGTTTCAATCGTGACATCGTCGCTGGTGATCATGCGGTTGAGCATGTGGTAGTAAAgctggagttggagaagagTGGGACGAAACCCGGTGCTCTTGACTGTCGGAATGGACCGACTGGCCTTCGTCTTCACGTCTGTCATGTAAACTCGCGGCAGATCGTACACGGCCGCAGGCACTTCTTCCTTCTGAGGTTGGGGTTCTGGCCGGGCAAGATCTTCGAGTCGTCGACCACCGCCAGCCGGAGACAGGAGAAAGTCTGACAAGGACATCTGATATTCTGGCAAGGCCGCCCTCGATGCAGCAGTATCCGCGTAGTAGCTGGAAGCCGTGGCCTCGAGCTCGGAATCCGGGCATTCGTAGGACAATTGGTCGATCACTCCATTGACCACCTCCCCGTCCACAAGCCCCCAGACCTCTAATTCACGCGTGATGCCAAACTCACGCAACATGCGCAGGCCCTGAATCACATTCCATATCCGCAGCGCCCAAGCATCTTCCTTCGTGGTGATCTCCACAGGGACAGTGGTAtagatctcatcctccagcgTTTTATGTACGACACTCCCCATCTTCATGGCCGGtgttctcttcttcctcccatGTTTTGTCAGTGTGTACCAGTACTGCAACTCGCACCAGGCGGGCGACACCAGATCCGTCACGGAAAACGCCTTGTTCGGCGGGTGTCGAAAGCGCTCGACCGGGGTTCGAGGATCAAGCGCCGCAGCCTCTGGGTCGCGCGTCCATTCACGCTCGCGGACCGCGTTGCGCTCTCGCTCTATCTCTCTGCCCTCAGTGGAATTGGGGTGCTCGACTAAACGCTTCGGATGGCAGGGCGTCAGCTCATATCAAGAAAACGGAAGCAGGTGAAGGGCCAGTCTCACCAAACGGGCTGTTCCTGTTGTTTGAGCCCGGATTTGTCTGACTAGACCGGTAAGGCTGGTTTGACTGCCGCCACGGAGAACGGGGCTTCCTCTCCCGGCCCAGCACCTTTGGCAGCCGGACACCCGGAGGGCTTTCCAAGCCATCTTCAATATCCGCGACCGCAGCCGGATTCAAGGAGTTGAGATCGGTTAGCTCCGCTACTGCAGCTGTGTTCAGCGCGTTCTCCTCGGTTACTGGGGGATATGCGGACGACGCGGTGGCGTCGACGGCGGACGCGTGTTCCGCAACGGCTTGGGTGAGCAGCTCGCTCAAGATCTGCTCTTCATCTGGGGTGAAGTCGGAGCCGTAGTCGCTGGAGTCGGATTTGTCAGGGATTGTGGGTGTTGGTGAGCAGGACATGCCTGCGATGGAAGGGGTTCATGGAGGAGAGACTGGGAGAGGAGAAGTTGGAAACGCGAGGCCGACGATTGGACCAGCTCTGGTATTTACTAAGTAAAAGAAACAATTCTATAGTTAATCTATCGAGCTCTATGGTATCTGAAATGTATCGCTAAACCCAAAAATAAAACAtcacaaaagaaaaagccaTCATGCGCTCTCTGTCGCAGGAACCAGGCTGCCTCCGGTCAGCGCGCGCGACGGCGGGTTTGCggccgccagctcggccGCCTGGACTTCGCGAGCAGCCTTCTGGTTCAGCCAACTCAAATACGTCTGCCAGCCGACGGCAATGCAGCCCGAAAACACGTTCCGGAACTGCGGTGGCACATACATGAAGCTGAACGCCGTGACGGCGGGCCAGAGCTTGACGctgttggtgatgctgaCCGGGAGCGCTTTTCTAAGCCGCTCCCAGGTCTCTTCGAGCGTAGCGCCTGCTAGGAGAGAATGCATGCTGAAGAAGTATGTGTTGAAGATCGGTGTGAAGCAGATCTGTTGCACGACAACCTTGGTCAAGATAGACAGGAACTTGGATGGGTAGTTGAAGTGGTTGTGGAGGAACCAGAACCTAAGATCAAATCAGTATTGACAATCCGATCAACACCATTCCAGCGCCTTACCAGTTGTACGAGGGAATGCTCGATCCCGTGCCCACAATCAAGTGTCGCACCGTCCTCCACGGGTCGTATCCGCCTCCGCTACTGGCTTCTTGCTCTCCTACATCCTTCGATCCTGTTGAATCGTTCTGCACGACCTTTGCAGGTCCTGGAGCCTCTGAAGGGAACATAATTTGCGCGCTCAGGTCACCACACAGGTAGATGATGATCGAGCTGCACACCTGTGTAGTATAGGGCCTCTTCTCCTGCACCCGGCTGTACCATCTCCCCGTCCTGCCGAGCGGGCCTGCTTTGATAATCTCACGCAAGCCACGGGATCGCGCAACTGTTTTTGCCGTCGTGCTTGCCGTCGCCGGGGGGGTCGCTGCCCCAGCACTCGCAGCGGCGGTGTTGGCAGATGGtgcaggcgaagaagaggtcggaggagcagacggtgtaggagaagatgatgacgcGTTTGTCTGAGATGTATTCACGGTTTCATCAGCGATTTTGCCGGCCTTGCTCTCGACCGCAGGTTCGGGGGCCGACGAAGAGTCGGATTTGAGTCTGCGCTGCCGCAGCCGGGGCGAGACGGTGGTTGTTCGCGGTCGGGTCGCGAAGGGCGACACTCGTCCAGTACGGACGAGTGCACGCTGCATCAGGCTCATCGCAAAGCGCCTGTTGTGCACATTGAATACTTCAAGAGGTAGCCGAGGTCGGAGGCGATGCGGCGAGAAGCGGCGGTGTCTCGGGGTCGCGATAAGTCCagcagaggaggagatgCAGTCGTTGTAGATAAGGTATAGAACGACACAAGACTAATAATAAAGGAAAATGATGACAATCAAAAACAGAGATCTatgcaaaagaaagaaaaagagccAACCCTCCGCCGGCAATGCACTTCCGAACCCTGACCGCCCCGATTAAATCCTTATCCACTGTTAGCGTGGATGACACCATTTCTATTATCGTACAAGTATAGATTGAGAATCAACTACTGGACAGAGATAGATCAATGCAATCAAATCCATTTGGCAAGCCAGATGCCAACACCACACCGTCTATATAATATGCAAAACCACGATCCCGTACATACAAGCGCATCTGCGTGACTTGGGGTATAACAGgcagagggaaagaaaacaacGCACAGAAAAACACCGCATGATGCAAAGTTGAACTAGATACTATGATTATCACGTCGAGGCCCGTAAATATCGGGGATGAGGTGTTGCAGTTAATAAGAGTCCTATTTGAAGGACTCGCGGGTATTGACTCGGTCAATATCGTAGGGATTACCGTCGTAAGTGGGCTTGCGATACAACGATCCGGCCGTGCGAGCAGACGAAACGGAATGGGCATTGCTGCGAGTGCGCTGGGTGGACGGCAGCTCCTCGACATTCGAATCGGTCTCGCTGTCATCATCGGACACGGACGCATGCGGAGAGGGTGCCTCGGTGAGATCGAAACCGGgctccttctcatcctccaagtCGGGCGTAGCCTCCGATTGTTCCTGGATCTTGCGCATAAAGGCGTCCGACTGGGCGGCAAACTTGCAGCGCTGGCGAATAGCGAGTCCGTACTTGTAGAACAGGAATGGGAAGGGCACGCAGGCGAGTGCGAGAAAGGCGGGGATCGACGAGGCCCAGTGAATACCCAGGTTGTCATACATGTAGGTGGTAAAGAGCGGGAATGCAGCACCGAAGCACGAACGCAGGACGGAGTTGGCGGCGAGAACAGAGGCCGCAAAGATGGTGTAGGCATCGATGAGGTAGTTCATGATGCTCAGGAAGACCAACACCATGCCAAAGCCGAAGGGCACGCCGGCTGCAATGCTAGCCATGAAATGGATCGAGGGGTAGTTGGTCCATGCGAACCAGAACAAGCCGACGGGGATCGCGACGGAGGCGATCAGGCAAGGCGGTAGACGGGCCTCGGGGGGTGCGAAGCCATTATGTTTTTCTAGCACGCGGATGTATCGCGTATTGTCGAAAAGGGTGTAGACCACTGCAATCAGCATGCCGACCATGATTCCCAGGAACGCCAACCCGCCAATGCCCTGGTTCCAGCCGCGGTCCACTTGATAGACGATGGGGAAAGCAGCGAACATCATGTACAGAGTCCCGTAAACGATAGCCATGTACAGCGATAGCAGGAAAACAATCGGCTCGCGGAAGAGCAGAATCCACGGGCGAGACAGAGCAAGTTTGAAAGCTTCCCTGAGGGAAACCTTGCCCTGGTCGATGTCAGCCTTACTCCGATACACCTTGCCCGAGATCTTGGACAGTCTCTCAGCacggcggcgcagcaggaCCGGCGCATAGGTCTCTGGGATAAGCAGTGTCCCAATGATCCAGACTGCACCCGAGAAGGCAGCCAGGAAGCCCATGACCCATCTCCAGCCGGCGTTCATGCCCAGGAATCCGCCGATGATAGGGCCCAGAACGGGGCCTAGGAACGGCGCTGCGGCGAAGAGACTCATCGCGATACCTCGCTGTCTGGCATGGAACATGTCCGCGATGACACCACCCGCATTGGTCAGAGGCGAAGAGCCAAAGGAACCGGCGAAAAATCGCAGGATGATCAGCGTCCAAATATTCTGGGCTCCGGCGGTGCCCGCGTTGAAGGCAGTGAGGATGGCGTAGGTCAGGACAAAGAGGATTTGACGACCGAACAGTTCACTCAGCGGCGCCCAGGCCAACGGACCGATCTAGAAAAAAAATTGTCAGTTTCGGTAGTGCCTGACCGGAGCAAACCCAACTTACCGCGAAACCCAAGACGAAGAGCGAGACACCCAGCGTTGcgacctcctcgccagcATGAAACTGTTCCATAATCTCTTCCACGCCACCGGTGTAAGCCGAGGAAACGAGCGCGACGGCCAGGGTGGCGATGGCCACGAGCATGGTGATGGACCATTTCTTGACGTCGCTGAAGTTCATGGGGTTGCGAGGGTCATTGGGGATCCATGATACCGCGTATGGGTCGTCTTCCGTTCCGGAGCCGGGGTATGGGTGGTCGATGATCTCCTGCGTAACGACACCCTGGTCCACGACCATGCGCCAGTAGGAGATCTTGGTCGGGTGGGAGGGTTCGATCTGGTCGGACACATCCTTGTTGCccgccatggtgggcagaTAGGCACAAGCACGCTGGACAGTCGGTGTGTGTTATGTATATACGCGAGTGAGGACCAAGTGATGAAAAGCGGTTGTTTGTGTAGGCTGTCGAGGGGAGACCGGTTGCGGGGATGCGATGAAGCTTGCCGGTTTCAGCAGGAGAGCTAAGCTATGGGTTGAACACAGAGCGCTCAGGCATCGGACAGTACCGTCCTTTTTATTATCTGgtggcttttttttttttttttccagtTCCAAGAAATCTAGTCCCGGGTTTACGTCGGTGTTGGGGATTACTAAATCGTCACAAAAAGATGCGTTATGCACGGCGGCCGAGGATAAGAGACGGAGCCCCACGAGAGCCGACCCACGGGCTGGGATTGCATTTCCAGGGACGGTATCAATCCCGGAGTGTTGGACCGAGGTTGTGCAGGATTTCCAGTGAAAATTCTTGAAAATTCTATCATTCGGATTCTGTCTTCATCGGTTTGAGAATACAAGATCCAAGAAGGTGAACAACCAAAATCTTCGTTTGCGGTCGCCACGCGATGCGCTTGGACCACTTGCTGGCTCTCGGGTATGACGGCATCTGCGATCAAGGTTCACGACCAGAGAACAAAAGAGGCATCTGCAGAGGGGTAGAGACAGCATTAATAATGAACCGAATGGAACATAATGCTGTACGGTCCCATGTCTCTAGATCCGCCCGGTGGATATCTTCCTAAAATTAGCCGATGGGCCAGACTGCTGCATAAAATACTTCGCACCGCAGACGCCACAACCGTCGCAACGTGCGCTGGTGATGACAGAGCACTAACTACGGTCGGCCCTCGCACTTATTATTTCCGTGCTGATACTCCGGATCGGACGGTGACTGTGCAGTTTCGAGATTATGCATGCTGACTTGATGAGTTTTGCAACGGTGGATAGTCCCCGTCCCGTTTCTTTCTGTACCTTCTGTAGTCGTGCAATGACGCGCCGCGCTGAGACACCGAGTTATTGTATCGTCTCACCGGCTGAATGTTTGGATATAGTTAGTCGCAGGACTCGCGGGAAAGTGTTTTATGGTAAACCAATCTTGATGGAATGGAGTAGGTCCTTCACTCCTGATCAAGTCGTGGGTTGGCCGAAATGTGCCCTCCCGCGCAGAATATATATCTGGGCACGGATCTGGCTACTCCAAAACAAAGAATTTAATACCCAGGGCAGACAGGCCCTCGAAGGACTCCTACATAATTTGACATGCGCTTATATAGCCAGAGTGACAATCAACAGCCGTTCAGTGAAGTCGTCGGCTTACGATCAGAAACGGTCTTCCTGCATGCAGCCGGGCTGAAGCGTGACTCGAATCCGCGCTTATCCAAACCACACCCGAACAACCGCTTCTCAAGGCAAACAACAACAGTCAGGACTCCTAAAAAATCCATTTTTGGAAAGCAGTGAAAATCAATAGCCAGATCACTGCGTGGGATTTTCGGTCCGTATAGTCATCGAAACCGATGGATCGCCAGAGCATCGACAGTAGCAGCCAGCAGGACTCATATCGGGAAACCCGGTGATATTCTCTTGACAAATCCAGTTCTACCATGACGTGTCCATTTGACGCATGACCTACGGCCAGGAATGAGTCACAGCATCTGGGTACTCATCCCGAACCATCCATCCCGGCGATGTCCATCGGTCGGATTACTCTGCCAAGGCGTATGGACAGGTTAGAGGAAGGGAATGCCATATTGCATCATGTTTGATTTGCAAGTTCTCCGTAGGAAATCCCGAGCGAAACGTCACCTGCTCATTCTGACTCCCATCAGCTCCATATAGTTTCGAAAAACTTCAGCTTCCACCGGGTCTGGTGACGCGTCTGTTGTCGCCTTTGAATTTCTTATTGACATATTCCACTCTTCTGCTGTTTGTAGGACTGCATGCGCAGTCGCAAGGCTGAGTGTTACGTTTACTTCTCGGATATTGTTTCTTCGAGTAGCCTGAGAGCATACCATAGAGGCAGCGAGATTCTGCGTCTGGGGCTCCAGAAGATGACCGCAGTTTCGATCGAGAGCAACGCATAGCCGGTTACGTTGCAATATACTGGCTTGGCACGTCAGAAGATTCTCTAGCTTTCCCGGGGCATCGGATGAAGAGCTCGCATCTGGCGAatgtttcttctgctgccTGTCGAGAAGCATTTGTTCGCACATTTGGTGTTTCCAAAGCAAGAATTTTTGACGCTTCTCGAAGACCTTTCGACGCAGGCACTCGTGCAGTGCCGTATCATTTAAGTTGGCATCCATAATGAAAACTGAACACTCTGCGGTGATACGTGCAAAAGGTATCATAATCTCATACAATGCAATGATCATTTTGCTGCGGGGTGAGAATAGGTCGGCAGGGGATAATGAAGATCGTAGAGTGCACATCCACTCTTCTTGCTCAAGGAAACAAGAGGTATTGTTGAAAAAAGACTGTTAACTATTTCTGGAGTCAGCTCCAAGTAAGAGCAGTCCATGGCACGTACTTACAATGATGCCTACTTGACTCATCAATAGAGATTTCTCGAAATCGATCGTAAAGTTCGCGGGTCCACGGTTTATTATCAACTGAGCCATGCCAGATGCATGGTGAGCCTATGTTTGATTCACATCCTTGTTCAAATACTAATTGAAGTGGCCATCTAAGCTTGGAGGATAGAATCTACACTCCTATATCCCCCTGACCTTGCCGAGGGCTTACCTCAAAGAGACATAGTAGAGCAGTCGCGCAAAGGGTCTCGGCGGAGCGAGATCTCGCAGGATCATCAAACGCATGTCGAAGGCTCTTTAATGCTTTCGTGTGGAGAGAGATGAGAAAAGGCGATATGGAACCATTTGGTGCTCTAGAGGTGTACAAATCATAAAAGGCAACCGTGACACATTTGACAGCAGTATCTATAGCATCATCATTTCCCAGTCGGCAGGGAATATCGAACAGATACGATGGCTGTTCACGATCTGACATGAGAGATCGTGCCAGGGCCTTGGCTGGAGTTATCCGTCCAATGGCTAAGCGACCTATGTGTATTGTTGTAAGCGGAGACAACAGTGCTATGGGTTGCTGTTCTTGGATGACCTGAGATAAAGAAACAGCAGCCGTGAGATGCCCAAAATGTGCCACCTGTGTCGGTTGAGAAAC is part of the Penicillium psychrofluorescens genome assembly, chromosome: 4 genome and encodes:
- a CDS encoding uncharacterized protein (ID:PFLUO_005905-T1.cds;~source:funannotate) gives rise to the protein MSLMQRALVRTGRVSPFATRPRTTTVSPRLRQRRLKSDSSSAPEPAVESKAGKIADETVNTSQTNASSSSPTPSAPPTSSSPAPSANTAAASAGAATPPATASTTAKTVARSRGLREIIKAGPLGRTGRWYSRVQEKRPYTTQVCSSIIIYLCGDLSAQIMFPSEAPGPAKVVQNDSTGSKDVGEQEASSGGGYDPWRTVRHLIVGTGSSIPSYNWFWFLHNHFNYPSKFLSILTKVVVQQICFTPIFNTYFFSMHSLLAGATLEETWERLRKALPVSITNSVKLWPAVTAFSFMYVPPQFRNVFSGCIAVGWQTYLSWLNQKAAREVQAAELAAANPPSRALTGGSLVPATESA
- a CDS encoding uncharacterized protein (ID:PFLUO_005903-T1.cds;~source:funannotate), producing MSLELESLRNKVSNIPAKDLASFVLVLNVCAWLIFVISRKWGATFGTTSKLSNPSQSRGRVKTARKPGEWIPSDFKRPPAPPYPDWDVHSTKPILYRPFRYGPKYFVTLGLRSMKWDEWIELDNHYLKYHADKARRIAERGDKCCKTAPEARDAAIELLEELCAYLPERYPTMFQRTSTGITNMVTNETFDITARPLAEDPMAMSARLIQDDLAIMMERPDGEYYLVAGAILLAGFWRLSDKFGMPLSEIHTSGDVPQFRSKLEKGMKNFFRRLRPEEPVLRNNYFIQVDENLAWSDSIGAEDSADVSWATAEKNRAIDHHFFRSERQSLRRLPRSGGVVFTIRTYFEPITEVVKEPYVPGRLASAVRSWGDDVSRYKGKEMYQDVLLEYLDRKHDEQIAAGLEVEKEDEERKYPY
- a CDS encoding uncharacterized protein (ID:PFLUO_005904-T1.cds;~source:funannotate) — encoded protein: MSCSPTPTIPDKSDSSDYGSDFTPDEEQILSELLTQAVAEHASAVDATASSAYPPVTEENALNTAAVAELTDLNSLNPAAVADIEDGLESPPGVRLPKVLGRERKPRSPWRQSNQPYRSSQTNPGSNNRNSPFVEHPNSTEGREIERERNAVREREWTRDPEAAALDPRTPVERFRHPPNKAFSVTDLVSPAWCELQYWYTLTKHGRKKRTPAMKMGSVVHKTLEDEIYTTVPVEITTKEDAWALRIWNVIQGLRMLREFGITRELEVWGLVDGEVVNGVIDQLSYECPDSELEATASSYYADTAASRAALPEYQMSLSDFLLSPAGGGRRLEDLARPEPQPQKEEVPAAVYDLPRVYMTDVKTKASRSIPTVKSTGFRPTLLQLQLYYHMLNRMITSDDVTIETLAQRYDLDLERPFSELFLLEVGGLNDEFFDTLTSQEFDLKENTSTPDDARKVSRSSPPSSSQDSTSILMAHNNLSLIWGFMKDQIRLTFLPPPTSSISPSIPSLTQPTMLEEYPTLLSPILTARYLSSAPTEDLQPQHLGSRSFLFDPTTMTSYLTDQMEWWRGERDPRGVDVMDAWKCRICEFRDGCSWRQEREWAYARRNRVNS
- a CDS encoding uncharacterized protein (ID:PFLUO_005906-T1.cds;~source:funannotate), which codes for MAGNKDVSDQIEPSHPTKISYWRMVVDQGVVTQEIIDHPYPGSGTEDDPYAVSWIPNDPRNPMNFSDVKKWSITMLVAIATLAVALVSSAYTGGVEEIMEQFHAGEEVATLGVSLFVLGFAIGPLAWAPLSELFGRQILFVLTYAILTAFNAGTAGAQNIWTLIILRFFAGSFGSSPLTNAGGVIADMFHARQRGIAMSLFAAAPFLGPVLGPIIGGFLGMNAGWRWVMGFLAAFSGAVWIIGTLLIPETYAPVLLRRRAERLSKISGKVYRSKADIDQGKVSLREAFKLALSRPWILLFREPIVFLLSLYMAIVYGTLYMMFAAFPIVYQVDRGWNQGIGGLAFLGIMVGMLIAVVYTLFDNTRYIRVLEKHNGFAPPEARLPPCLIASVAIPVGLFWFAWTNYPSIHFMASIAAGVPFGFGMVLVFLSIMNYLIDAYTIFAASVLAANSVLRSCFGAAFPLFTTYMYDNLGIHWASSIPAFLALACVPFPFLFYKYGLAIRQRCKFAAQSDAFMRKIQEQSEATPDLEDEKEPGFDLTEAPSPHASVSDDDSETDSNVEELPSTQRTRSNAHSVSSARTAGSLYRKPTYDGNPYDIDRVNTRESFK